From one Nothobranchius furzeri strain GRZ-AD chromosome 2, NfurGRZ-RIMD1, whole genome shotgun sequence genomic stretch:
- the LOC139066173 gene encoding E3 SUMO-protein ligase ZBED1-like produces MQWFPESSSSRRLLPRSSLKTGEPGTSSPHGRTLMSLSKTLGPLVDFTDALSGEKYVSVSLVKPTLHLFNNSILADQNDDTDLSKSIKKKILDYLNEKYNDPPTQELLDIATALGPRFKMKYSSEVSQESVKARLTREMKEMTETPVMQMPAESDDTEEAKKKRRKKGLGSFFKVPEGTSPDGARPALHPDEAIALEPQAYLQAATLDTEEDPLEWWKQSPKFPKLSLLAKKYICVPATSASSERVFSTGGNIVTCLRASLMPDHVNRLVFLAKNLTLRNSVKVKDLSMHICFLF; encoded by the exons ATGCAATGGTTTCCAGAGTCCTCGAGCAGCAGAAGGCTATTGCCCAGGTCCTCTCTCAAGACAGGGGAACCCGGCACTTCATCCCCACATGGCAGGACATtgatgtccttgagcaagaccctGGGCCCTCTGGTTGATTTCACCGATGCTCTTTCTGGTGAAAAATATGTGAGTGTGTCCTTGGTGAAACCAACACTACATCTCTTCAATAACTCAATCCTGGCAGACCAAAATGATGACACAGATCTTtccaaatcaatcaagaaaaaaaTTCTGGACTACCTAAATGAAAAATACAATGACCCACCAACCCAGGAGCTGCTAGACATTGCCACTGCCCTAGGCCCGAGGTTCAAGATGAAGTACAGCAGTGAAGTCAGCCAGGAGTCGGTGAAAGCCAGATTGACAAGAGAGATGAAGGAGATGACG GAGACTCCAGTGATGCAGATGCCTGCTGAATCTGATGACACAGAAGAAgctaagaagaagaggaggaagaagggcCTCGGCAGTTTCTTCAAGGTCCCTGAGGGCACTTCTCCAGATGGTGCGCGGCCTGCTTTGCATCCAGACGAGGCCATAGCCTTAGAGCCACAGGCCTACCTCCAGGCAGCGACTCTTGACACTGAGGAAGACCCCCTGGAGTGGTGGAAGCAATCCCCGAAGTTTCCAAAGTTGTCCCTCCTTGCGAAGAAATATATTTGCGTCCCAGCCACAAGTGCCTCTTCGGAACGGGTCTTCAGCACAGGTGGCAATATTGTCACCTGTCTGCGTGCATCTCTGATGCCAGATCATGTCAATAGGCTTGTCTTTCTGGCTAAAAACCTTACATTAAGAAACAGTGTAAAAGTAAAGGACTTGAGCATGCacatttgttttctattttag